From the Fibrobacter sp. genome, the window CCACGATGCGGCCCGGGATGGACAGTTCGGGGGTAAGGCCCATGGAAAGGCCGCAGGTACTGTAGGCGCTGACCACCTCGAAGAACACCTTGAGGAACGAACCCTGGGCGTTGGAGGTTCCGGCGGCCTCGGTCTGCAGGAGCACGAGGGTTGCAACTACTACCACGACGATTGCCACCACGAAGATTCGAATAGCCTTGTCCACCGTGGTTTCGGGAATGGTTCTGCCAAGGATCTGGGTCTTGTTACGGCCCAGCAGGCGGTTGAACCCCAGAAGGCAGATCACGGCGGTGGTTGTGGTCTTGATACCGCCACCGCAGCTACCGGGGTTGGCGCCGATGAGCATGATGATCACAAAGAAGAACAGGGAGCCTACGGAAAGGCTCGGGGTATCCACGTTGTTGAGGCCTGCGGTACGGCTGGTAAGGGCCATGAAGATGCTGCTTTCCAGCTTTTCGCCGAAGCTCAGGTCTACGAAGGTGTTGCTCCATTCGCTGAAGATGAAGAAGACGATACTTGCAAGGACGATGATCACCGTGAACACGGTGGCGATGCGGGTATGGAGTGATACCTTCTGGAAGGAACGCTTCTTGAAGTCGAAGACGTAGCGGGCTTCGGTAATGGCCAAGAAGCCAAAGCCGCCGGCCAGGGCCAGAACGCAGGTGGTCACGTTCACGATGGGGTTCAGCTGGAAACGGACCAGGGAGTCCGGGAACAGGGTGAAGCCCACGTTACAGAAGGAGCTGATGGCTTGGAAAATGCTTCCGAAAATGCGGTCGTAGAGGCTGTACTGGACCAGGGCCTCCTCGGTGAACTGGGTAAAGTACAGTACGGCGCCGACGGCCTCCAGGCCAAAGGTAAAGGGGAGCACTGCCTTCAGGATCTTGGAGGCGTCCACGTTACCTTCCTGGGTGTAGTTGGCTAGGAGGGCGGACTGGTGGTTGAATCCGGGGTGCATGCCTGCAAGGAGGATAATCACCGTAGAGATGGTCATGATGCCGAGACCGCCCGCCTGCATGAGGAGAACGAGGATCCAGTTACCGACAGGTGAAAAACTGCTGCTGATATCGATGGTGGAAAGCCCGGTGACGCATACGGCGGAGGTTGCCGTAAAGAAGGCGTCCAGAACGCCCACGGGATTTCGCTGGGCAAAGGGCATGGAGAGAAGCAGGGCTCCCAGGGTGATCAGGGCCAAGTAGCCCGACACGATCATCAGAATGGGGTTTCCTGTCTTCTTCTTTTTATCAATGGTCTTTTCGACGTAGTCGAAGGCCTGGTACCTAGAGCGTAACATAGTGGGGTAAATTTAGTAAAAAGGGCGAGTCTTGCCGAGGGGTGTTGAGACTTGCCGTTGCGCTTGCCATTAGCTATTATTGGCGC encodes:
- a CDS encoding ATPase codes for the protein MLRSRYQAFDYVEKTIDKKKKTGNPILMIVSGYLALITLGALLLSMPFAQRNPVGVLDAFFTATSAVCVTGLSTIDISSSFSPVGNWILVLLMQAGGLGIMTISTVIILLAGMHPGFNHQSALLANYTQEGNVDASKILKAVLPFTFGLEAVGAVLYFTQFTEEALVQYSLYDRIFGSIFQAISSFCNVGFTLFPDSLVRFQLNPIVNVTTCVLALAGGFGFLAITEARYVFDFKKRSFQKVSLHTRIATVFTVIIVLASIVFFIFSEWSNTFVDLSFGEKLESSIFMALTSRTAGLNNVDTPSLSVGSLFFFVIIMLIGANPGSCGGGIKTTTTAVICLLGFNRLLGRNKTQILGRTIPETTVDKAIRIFVVAIVVVVVATLVLLQTEAAGTSNAQGSFLKVFFEVVSAYSTCGLSMGLTPELSIPGRIVVCLVMFVGRMGPLFLISAVAKTQEEGMWYAEEDIMVG